A genomic window from Martelella lutilitoris includes:
- a CDS encoding alpha-mannosidase, translating to MEDILANYSKIFHLVELLSERIFTPTETTVDLRYRQAPPSERALMLQGPHEDWSPVTPDTVWGEPQSYFWFAGSVRIPDTLEGKRICLGIEAMFGRVMGRSDPQCLVRVNGEIVQGADYNHREILLTARACGGERFDIMIEAGTIEDRRQLGFAGRLLVHDLEAEALYYDLRAPLDVAKHLDINDHRRDFILKTVYQAINAVDFRPGNPARFAESLETASAIAEGIYMAGDTEIAPHITVTGHTHIDVAWLWRIRETRQKMARSMATALSLMREYPEYRFMYNQGLLLDYLEQDYPALFAGIREQHGEGRFEIEGALWLEPDANITSGESLVRHVLRGVRYHVEKFGVRPRILWLPDTFGYSAAIPQIMKLAGLTVFVTHKLSWNDTNRMPGEVFFWQGIDGTRAPTYFLTTQPADSTSIGTTYCPDLKASHVMGAWRRYAQKETNDELFLVYGFGDGGGGPTREMLEHIRRMERGIPGCPRVSQGFMGPVLERIVGRMHESPKEYPVWVGELYLEFHRGTFTSVAKVKRNNRRAEAMLRELEALASLAWFSAGIDYPEAEIRALWDIALLNQFHDILPGSSIGLVFDDSDEDYATFFARAEALRRRLASCVASEGETLLVNALGRPRGGLVRIASEAPLRLGDRGSQVLVAADGTLSQAVPVDAIPGLGAVRLTLAASPEPAAGDGGLAVTPNRLENAFLRAEFDAGGRLVSLVDKKSGRECLTGVANRLQAYRDFPEQFDAWDIDRTFEDQVFEIDGLVKAEVVETGPYRAALRFEWRYEASRIVEVVSLEAESRALEFDSFIDWREHNTMVKAAFPLAVRTADCDAEIQFGHVTRPTHANTSWDQARFESPMHRWVSLCEDGFGVALLNDCKYGYDARDTTIRLTLLRSPTYPWPEADQGEHRFRYAIMPHDGLGSVSLAAEAFNHPLMPVAGSGDGSTAKLTPPFSVDNDAIAVESVKRAEDSRGLVVRLWERRGARQNARLTLDAAVKKAREVDLLEEAVVDLCPEAGILTLGFAPFEIKTLKLERE from the coding sequence ATGGAGGACATTCTGGCCAATTATTCGAAGATCTTTCATCTCGTGGAACTGCTTTCGGAGCGGATCTTCACGCCGACGGAAACCACCGTTGATCTCCGCTACCGCCAGGCGCCGCCTTCGGAGCGGGCGCTCATGCTGCAAGGTCCTCATGAGGACTGGTCGCCGGTGACGCCGGACACCGTCTGGGGCGAGCCGCAGAGCTATTTCTGGTTTGCCGGCAGTGTGCGGATACCCGATACTCTTGAAGGAAAAAGGATCTGCCTCGGCATCGAGGCGATGTTCGGGCGGGTGATGGGGCGCTCCGATCCGCAATGCCTCGTGCGCGTCAACGGCGAGATCGTCCAGGGCGCGGACTATAACCACCGCGAGATCCTTCTGACTGCCAGGGCGTGCGGCGGCGAGCGTTTCGACATCATGATCGAGGCCGGCACGATCGAGGATCGCCGCCAGCTTGGCTTTGCCGGGCGGTTGCTGGTGCATGACCTTGAGGCGGAGGCGCTCTATTACGATCTGCGCGCGCCGCTCGACGTCGCCAAGCATCTCGATATCAACGACCATCGCCGGGATTTTATCCTGAAGACCGTCTATCAGGCCATCAATGCGGTGGATTTCAGGCCCGGAAATCCCGCGCGGTTTGCCGAGAGCCTCGAGACGGCGAGCGCGATCGCGGAAGGGATATACATGGCCGGCGATACCGAGATCGCCCCGCACATCACCGTCACCGGTCACACCCATATCGATGTCGCGTGGTTGTGGCGCATTCGCGAGACGCGGCAGAAGATGGCGCGGTCCATGGCGACGGCGCTCTCTTTGATGCGGGAATATCCCGAATACCGTTTCATGTATAATCAGGGCCTGCTGCTCGATTATCTGGAACAGGACTATCCGGCGCTTTTCGCCGGCATCAGGGAACAGCACGGCGAGGGCAGGTTCGAGATCGAGGGGGCTCTGTGGCTCGAGCCCGACGCCAATATCACCTCCGGCGAATCGCTTGTCCGGCATGTGTTGCGCGGGGTCCGCTATCACGTCGAGAAATTCGGCGTGCGGCCGCGTATCCTGTGGCTGCCGGATACGTTCGGCTACTCCGCCGCCATCCCGCAGATCATGAAACTCGCCGGGCTGACGGTCTTTGTTACCCACAAGCTTTCCTGGAACGATACCAACCGCATGCCGGGCGAGGTGTTCTTCTGGCAGGGGATCGACGGCACCCGCGCGCCGACATATTTCCTGACCACCCAACCGGCCGACAGCACCTCGATCGGCACCACTTATTGTCCGGACCTGAAGGCGAGCCATGTGATGGGCGCCTGGCGGCGCTACGCCCAGAAGGAGACCAATGACGAATTGTTTCTCGTCTACGGCTTCGGCGACGGCGGCGGCGGGCCGACGCGGGAAATGCTGGAGCATATCCGGCGGATGGAACGCGGTATCCCGGGCTGCCCGCGCGTGTCGCAGGGCTTCATGGGGCCGGTGCTCGAACGGATCGTCGGACGAATGCATGAAAGCCCGAAGGAGTATCCGGTCTGGGTCGGGGAGCTTTATCTCGAATTCCACCGCGGCACCTTCACCTCCGTTGCCAAGGTGAAGCGCAACAACCGGCGGGCCGAGGCCATGCTCCGGGAGCTGGAAGCGCTTGCGAGTCTGGCGTGGTTCTCCGCCGGCATCGATTATCCGGAGGCTGAGATCAGGGCGCTCTGGGACATCGCGCTGCTTAACCAGTTTCACGATATTCTCCCCGGCTCCTCGATCGGGCTTGTGTTTGACGACAGCGATGAGGACTACGCGACCTTTTTCGCCCGTGCGGAAGCGTTGCGACGGCGCCTTGCGTCCTGCGTCGCGAGCGAGGGCGAGACGCTCCTGGTCAACGCGCTTGGAAGGCCGAGAGGCGGTCTGGTCAGGATTGCCTCCGAGGCCCCCCTCCGGCTTGGCGATCGCGGCTCGCAGGTCCTGGTGGCGGCAGACGGCACGCTTTCGCAGGCGGTTCCCGTCGATGCCATTCCGGGGCTTGGCGCCGTGCGCCTGACGCTGGCCGCATCACCCGAACCGGCGGCGGGCGATGGCGGGCTTGCGGTCACGCCGAACCGGCTCGAGAACGCGTTCCTGCGCGCCGAATTCGACGCCGGCGGACGTCTCGTTTCGCTGGTCGACAAGAAGAGCGGGCGCGAGTGCCTGACAGGCGTTGCCAACCGGTTGCAGGCCTACCGGGACTTTCCGGAACAGTTCGATGCGTGGGATATCGACCGCACCTTCGAGGATCAGGTCTTCGAGATCGACGGGCTGGTGAAGGCCGAGGTCGTCGAGACAGGTCCGTATCGCGCGGCCCTGCGCTTCGAATGGCGCTACGAGGCCTCGCGCATCGTCGAGGTCGTTTCACTCGAAGCGGAGAGCCGGGCGTTGGAGTTCGACAGTTTCATCGACTGGCGCGAGCACAATACGATGGTGAAGGCCGCCTTTCCGCTGGCCGTTCGCACCGCGGATTGCGATGCCGAGATCCAGTTCGGTCATGTTACCCGGCCCACCCATGCCAACACGAGCTGGGACCAGGCGCGATTCGAGAGCCCGATGCATCGCTGGGTCTCGCTTTGCGAAGACGGCTTCGGCGTTGCGCTGCTCAATGACTGCAAATATGGCTACGACGCCCGCGACACGACGATCCGGCTGACGCTGCTGCGGTCGCCGACCTATCCCTGGCCCGAGGCGGATCAGGGCGAGCACCGGTTCCGCTATGCCATCATGCCGCATGACGGGCTCGGCTCCGTTTCTCTCGCGGCCGAGGCCTTCAATCACCCTTTGATGCCGGTTGCAGGCAGCGGCGATGGTTCCACAGCAAAGCTTACGCCGCCGTTCTCCGTCGACAACGACGCGATCGCCGTCGAATCGGTCAAGCGCGCCGAGGATAGCCGCGGACTGGTGGTGCGGCTCTGGGAGCGGCGCGGCGCGCGTCAGAACGCAAGGCTGACGCTTGACGCAGCCGTCAAAAAAGCGAGGGAAGTCGATCTGCTGGAGGAAGCTGTTGTCGACCTCTGTCCGGAAGCGGGTATTCTGACGCTTGGTTTTGCTCCGTTCGAGATCAAGACTCTGAAGCTGGAGCGGGAATGA